In Streptomyces sp. NBC_00569, a single genomic region encodes these proteins:
- a CDS encoding IucA/IucC family protein, giving the protein MNANPAPDDRHRPQASGACDTQPQLAPERGTVPRQKDGSQEAEHLHGSTADLLEHPDPGTAAQAAAVENLLRCWVRENDLAEPPHGTLRIPLPASGTALLIPVHYWSATGWHRFGMPHLQDGPLDAPHVDAVTVAALLSREASGPGSAAEVGGGGGVRVRAGGGSGGDAPRQEGGVPGSAGTPNTASDAPGGPESPTGRTPVPTDRMPAPSASAPTPSVLAPPTPTVADTPEAVAAAAAPETPRPHGDPVAQPAPSGETAYPMAQAPHPEASRPKALHPEGTRPEPSPPATPHSSHPTPSGDGADLVGRVADSIRRTADFIAHRRRNPRDTTDLFLGAEQSLLLGHPLHPTPKSREGLSEAESRLYSPELQGSFPLHWMAVNRSVLAMDSAWTHRGRPLPADQLALQLAGTELPLPDGHTALPLHPWQARELRHRPQTAALLDAGLLRDLGPHGASWYPTSSVRTLYRPDASAMLKLSLGLRITNSRRENLRKELHRGVEVHRLLRTGLSEQWQAAHPGFDIVRDPAWLAVNGPDGEPVAGLDVMIRNNPFAPGDDAACIAGLVSPRPPAVPHGQPDRQLMRSRLAETITRLAGRTGRPRGAVAAEWFLRYLEHVVRPVLWLDSTAGVALEAHQQNTLLLLDPEGWPVGGRYRDNQGYYFRESRRAELDGRLPGIGSHSDTFVSDDVTDERFAYYLGINNVFGLIGAFGSQQLADEGLLLAAFRGFLSDVASGPDKLRTPLPGYLLDSPALRCKANLLTRLHGLDELVGPVDTQSVYVTIANPLHS; this is encoded by the coding sequence TTGAACGCCAATCCCGCACCCGACGACCGACACCGCCCCCAGGCGAGCGGAGCCTGCGACACGCAGCCCCAACTCGCCCCGGAACGCGGGACGGTCCCCCGGCAGAAGGACGGCAGCCAGGAGGCCGAGCATCTGCACGGCTCCACCGCCGACCTGCTGGAGCATCCCGACCCCGGCACCGCGGCCCAGGCCGCGGCCGTCGAGAACCTGCTCCGCTGCTGGGTGCGGGAGAACGATCTGGCCGAACCCCCGCACGGCACTCTGCGCATTCCTCTGCCCGCAAGTGGCACCGCCCTCCTCATCCCTGTCCACTACTGGTCCGCGACCGGCTGGCACCGGTTCGGCATGCCCCATCTCCAGGACGGCCCGCTGGACGCCCCGCACGTCGACGCCGTCACGGTCGCCGCCCTCCTGAGCCGCGAGGCATCGGGCCCGGGAAGCGCGGCCGAGGTCGGGGGTGGCGGCGGCGTCCGGGTGAGGGCCGGCGGCGGAAGCGGCGGTGACGCCCCCCGGCAGGAGGGCGGCGTTCCGGGCTCGGCGGGCACGCCGAACACCGCATCCGACGCCCCAGGCGGGCCGGAGTCGCCGACCGGCCGGACGCCGGTTCCCACCGACCGGATGCCGGCCCCGAGTGCCTCGGCACCGACCCCGAGCGTCCTCGCGCCGCCCACGCCGACCGTCGCGGACACCCCCGAGGCCGTCGCCGCTGCCGCCGCACCCGAGACACCGCGTCCCCACGGCGACCCCGTCGCGCAGCCCGCCCCCAGCGGTGAGACCGCCTACCCGATGGCGCAGGCCCCCCACCCCGAAGCCTCACGCCCCAAGGCCCTCCACCCCGAGGGCACCCGCCCCGAGCCGTCTCCCCCCGCCACCCCTCACTCCTCGCACCCCACCCCCTCAGGCGACGGAGCCGACCTGGTGGGGCGCGTCGCCGACTCGATTCGCCGCACTGCCGACTTCATCGCCCACCGTCGCAGGAACCCCCGCGACACGACCGACCTCTTCCTGGGCGCCGAACAGTCCCTCCTGCTCGGCCACCCCCTGCACCCGACTCCGAAGAGTCGCGAGGGCCTGTCCGAGGCCGAATCCCGGCTCTATTCACCCGAGTTGCAGGGATCCTTCCCCCTGCACTGGATGGCGGTGAACCGCTCGGTGCTCGCGATGGACTCGGCCTGGACCCATCGGGGCCGCCCACTGCCGGCAGACCAGCTCGCCCTCCAACTCGCCGGGACGGAACTGCCCCTGCCCGACGGACACACCGCGCTGCCCCTGCACCCCTGGCAGGCGCGCGAACTCAGGCACCGCCCCCAGACCGCGGCCCTCCTCGACGCCGGCCTTCTGCGTGACCTCGGCCCGCACGGCGCCTCCTGGTACCCCACCTCCTCCGTCCGTACGCTCTACCGGCCCGATGCGTCGGCCATGCTGAAGCTCTCGCTCGGCCTGCGCATCACCAACTCCCGTCGGGAGAACCTCCGTAAGGAACTCCACCGCGGCGTCGAGGTCCACCGACTGCTGCGCACCGGGCTCTCCGAGCAGTGGCAGGCGGCCCACCCCGGATTCGACATCGTCCGCGACCCGGCCTGGCTCGCCGTCAACGGCCCGGACGGCGAACCGGTGGCCGGCCTGGACGTGATGATCCGGAACAACCCGTTTGCACCCGGAGACGACGCAGCCTGCATCGCCGGCCTCGTGTCCCCCAGACCTCCGGCCGTGCCCCACGGACAGCCGGACCGCCAGCTCATGCGCTCCCGCCTCGCCGAGACGATCACCCGCCTCGCCGGCCGTACCGGTCGCCCCCGAGGCGCCGTCGCCGCCGAGTGGTTCCTGCGCTACCTCGAACACGTCGTACGCCCGGTGCTCTGGCTCGACAGCACCGCCGGCGTGGCCCTGGAAGCCCATCAGCAGAACACGCTGCTGCTGCTCGATCCCGAAGGCTGGCCCGTCGGCGGCCGCTACCGCGACAACCAGGGCTACTACTTCCGCGAGTCCCGCCGCGCCGAGCTGGACGGCCGGCTGCCCGGCATCGGCAGCCACAGCGACACCTTCGTCTCCGACGACGTCACCGACGAGAGGTTCGCCTACTACCTCGGGATCAACAACGTCTTCGGTCTCATCGGCGCCTTCGGCTCCCAACAGCTGGCGGACGAAGGGCTGTTGCTGGCTGCGTTCCGCGGGTTCCTCTCCGATGTCGCGTCGGGACCGGACAAACTCCGCACCCCACTGCCCGGATACCTCCTCGACTCCCCGGCCCTGCGCTGCAAGGCCAACCTCCTCACCCGCCTGCACGGACTCGACGAACTCGTCGGTCCCGTCGACACCCAATCCGTCTACGTCACCATCGCCAACCCCCTTCATTCCTGA
- a CDS encoding diaminobutyrate--2-oxoglutarate transaminase family protein yields MAVTEPASAAMSAGYEGGAAREGVAQEGILRRQSARESAARTYARALPIVPVRARGLTIEGADGRRYLDCLSGAGTLALGHNHPVVLEAIRRVLDSGAPLHVLDLATPVKDAFTTELFRTLPAGLAERARIQFCGPAGTDAVEAALKLVRTATGRSGMLAFTGAYHGMTAGALEASGGAQDVRVARLPFPQDYRCPFGVGGERGAELSARWTESLLDDPKSGVPHPAGMILEPVQGEGGVIPAPDAWMRRMRELTAARSIPLIADEVQTGVGRTGAFWAVEHSGVVPDVMVLSKAIGGSLPLAVVVYRDDLDVWQPGAHAGTFRGNQLAMAAGAATLAHVRENRLAERAALLGARMVGQLQGLAAEHPCIGDVRGRGLMIGVELVDVGAAQDPDRPAAPDLSPHPPAPGLAASVQRECLRRGLIVELGGRHSSVVRLLPPLTITDEQAAAVVERLADALAEAARTHCG; encoded by the coding sequence GTGGCCGTCACCGAGCCTGCGTCCGCGGCGATGTCCGCGGGGTATGAGGGGGGCGCCGCCCGTGAGGGCGTTGCCCAAGAGGGAATCCTGCGGCGGCAGTCCGCGCGGGAGTCGGCGGCCCGCACCTATGCGCGCGCCCTGCCGATCGTGCCCGTGCGGGCCCGCGGCCTGACGATCGAGGGCGCCGACGGACGCCGGTACCTCGACTGCCTCTCCGGCGCGGGCACGCTGGCCCTCGGCCACAATCACCCTGTCGTGCTCGAAGCGATCAGACGCGTACTCGACTCCGGCGCCCCCCTGCATGTGCTCGATCTGGCCACCCCCGTGAAGGACGCCTTCACGACGGAACTCTTCCGAACGCTGCCCGCCGGACTCGCCGAGCGGGCACGGATCCAGTTCTGCGGACCGGCCGGCACCGACGCGGTGGAGGCCGCCCTGAAACTCGTCCGCACGGCCACCGGCCGCAGCGGAATGCTCGCCTTCACCGGCGCCTATCACGGGATGACCGCGGGGGCGCTCGAAGCGTCCGGCGGAGCGCAGGACGTCAGGGTCGCGCGGCTCCCCTTTCCGCAGGACTACCGCTGTCCCTTCGGCGTCGGCGGTGAGCGCGGCGCCGAACTCTCCGCGCGCTGGACCGAATCCCTCCTCGACGACCCCAAGTCGGGGGTGCCGCACCCCGCCGGCATGATCCTCGAACCCGTCCAGGGGGAAGGCGGGGTGATTCCCGCGCCCGACGCCTGGATGCGGCGGATGCGGGAACTGACCGCGGCACGCTCCATCCCCCTGATCGCCGACGAGGTCCAGACCGGCGTCGGCAGGACCGGCGCCTTCTGGGCCGTCGAACACAGCGGCGTGGTGCCCGACGTCATGGTCCTGTCCAAGGCGATCGGCGGCAGCCTTCCCCTGGCCGTCGTCGTCTACCGGGACGACCTCGACGTGTGGCAACCCGGGGCCCACGCCGGCACGTTCCGCGGGAACCAGCTCGCCATGGCCGCCGGCGCCGCGACCCTCGCCCATGTCCGGGAGAACCGTCTCGCCGAACGCGCCGCCCTCCTGGGCGCCCGCATGGTGGGCCAGCTCCAGGGCCTCGCCGCCGAACACCCCTGCATCGGGGACGTGCGGGGCCGCGGCCTGATGATCGGCGTCGAACTGGTCGACGTGGGCGCCGCCCAGGACCCGGACCGACCGGCCGCACCCGACCTGAGCCCACATCCTCCCGCCCCCGGACTCGCCGCGTCCGTGCAGCGCGAATGCCTCCGGCGTGGACTCATCGTCGAGCTCGGCGGCCGCCACTCCAGCGTCGTACGCCTTCTGCCGCCCCTCACGATCACCGACGAACAGGCTGCCGCCGTCGTCGAGCGTCTCGCCGACGCCCTGGCCGAGGCGGCCCGCACCCATTGCGGATAG